AGCTGAATGATTTTATCCTCCATCTGCTTGTTGGTATAGGACTTCGGGAAGTATTTTCGCAACGAATCCGTTTTGAAGGTTACTCTGTCCAGCTCTCCCTTCTTGATTTCATTCATAATCTCGCACATCGCATCCAGCGTACACTCGCCCTCCTGTGCGAGCTTTTTAATTCGCTGTGCTTGCGAAAGGGAAGGAGCTGCTTGAGCATAATCCATTGCAGAAAGAAAATCCTTCTGTTCTTCACTTGCCAGATAGGAAAGCTCCACCGCAGGATTGAATTTGATCTGACCCGTATCTACCATATCCAGCAGTTCCGGAATCAGTTCGGTCAGACGGATATAACGGTGTACCTGATTTCTGCTTTCTCCTGCCTCCTGACCGACTATATCCATTGCCTGCAACTTCATCCCAACTTGGGATGAAGTTAAATCGGTGCGTTGACCTTGATGTTTAATCGCATCCAGCTTCATCTTATAAGCAAATGCTCTTTCACTCGGCAGGATACTCTCCCTCTGCAAATTCGCATCAACCATCAAAATAATGGCTGCATCATCGTCCAGGTCACGAACAATCGCAGGCATGGTTTCCTTACCCGCAAGCTCCGATGCCCGGTGCCGCCTGTGACCAGAAACGATTTCATAACCACCGTCGGGGTCAGGACGGACAATCGCAGGAGTGAGAACTCCGAAATCTCGGACGCTCTCTGCCGTTTTCATCATTTCTTCATCATCAACCACACGGAAGGGGTGTCCCTCAAAGGGGTGTAGCTCAGAAAGCGGAATTTCCTGCACACGCTCCTGCTGGGCTTCAGCTCTGGATTGATCGGTGGAGAAAATATCATCGTACCCCTTCAAGCTGATGTTTGCGCCTTTTTTCTGCATTGTTTAACACCTCCTTCGTCAGAATTTTATAGGCTTCGGCAACTTTGCCTTTGGGATCATGCTTGAAGATACTGGTTCCCTCTGCGCTGATTTCCTCTGCACGGACAGAGCGGGGAATGTCGGTCTTGTAAACCTTCAGCTTTCCGCCGTAGCTCTCCCGAATCAGATTGCTGATGTCTTTGGAGTAGTTGGTGCGGCTGTCCACCATCGTCAGAAGAATCCCTTCAATCCTCAGTTTCGGGTTGATTTGCCTCTTGACCTTGTTGATGGTTCCAAGCAGCTGTTCCAGACCCTTTGCAGGAAGGTATGCTGCCTGAACCGGTATCAGCACATTGTCGGCAGCTGCCAACGCATTGACGGTCAGCATACCCAAAGACGGCATACAGTCAAGAAGAATGTAATCATAATTCTGTTTGACTGTATCCAGGTATTGCCGGAGAATGGTTTCCCGGCTCATGGCATTGACCAGTGCTACCTCCATACCTGAGAGTTCGATGTTGGACGGCACCAAATCAACGCCCTCCGGATGATGAAGAATCCCTTCATCGGGAGTAATAGGGTTTTCCATCATAATCTTTCCCATCAGATCGGAAAGTGTCGGAGACAGATCATCCGGGCAGGGATTGCCCAAACTGACCGTCAGGGAAGCCTGGGGATCGGTGTCTACCAGAAGCACCTTTTTTCCTTCAAGAGCCAAGCCAACGCCCAGATTCTCGGTGGTGGTGGTCTTTCCAGTGCCTCCTTTCTGATTGACCACCGCAATGATGGTTGCTTTTTTCGACATTTATCGTCACTCTCCTTCCTCTCGCTTCATTTTCAATTTCTTAAATCCTCCTTCCAAATATCCGTGTGACATATCGTGCCGAACAAGAGCATCGTAGTAGGTGTCTATTGTCGTCGGCGCATTGTATATCGTAGTCAGCATATACTGACGGATATTTCTAATCTTTGTGGTGTTCTCCTTGAAGCAGTCCATAACATATCGAATGTGTTCGGCATTCAGTTTCATAAACCGACTGCGGACAATTTCTGCCGGACGCTCCTCTGCACCAATGCGAATCAACGGTCGCTTCGTGCAAACTGTTTCAACGATCAACTCCAGAATGTTATCCAGCATTTCGGAATCGTAAGGGTAATCCTTCTTCAACAAATCCATACTGAGCTGATCCGAGAAATAATCAAAGTATTCTTGATACCGGTCATTCTCGTCCATCATTCCACCATTTCCGGAAGGAAAGATAGAATCAGTATCACTAAATTCAGTATTTTTAATATCAGTATTATTACATTGTGATTTCGGAAGTTCTTGAGTTGTGATTTCCATTGTTCCAGAATTGTGATTTTCACAATTCAAGAGTTGTGAATCCACAGCAGAGATAAAGTTCTTCACATAGATCAGGTTGGGCTTTCCCAAACCCTGGCGCTTACGTTCAATCAATCCTGCTTTCTTCTCAAGTTCACTGAGCAGCTTGATAGCCTTTTGTTCAGCACAGTTCAGAGCCATCTTCGCTTCGTCGATTGTAAAAATGATATACACTCTACCGTTTTTATCTATCCAACCATTCTTGGCAGACAGGCTCATGCGGTCAAGCAAAATGCCATACAGCATCTTGGCATCGGCAGAAATATTCCAGAACCTCTCGTTCGTGAACAACACCTTCGGAACTCGATAGAATGTGAATAGATCGGATTGCTGACCGTAAAAATAATCAAAACTCACACGGCTTCACCACCTTCTTTCTGCGGAAAACTTTCTGTTGTCAGCGGAATGCTGCGGAAAGTCGTATCCGTCTTTTCGTAAGGACATCGGGCAAAATAGTAGAAGCGGTATTCCTGTTCATACACATCCATATCAACGAAGCCCCACTTCACGCATAACCTTCTTCGTACACCAACCAATGCACGGGTGATCTCGCCCATAGGGACAGCCATCACATTCCGACTTGGGTTTCGGCGGCAAAGAGATTAAGTAGTAGCAATTATTTCTACCCAGACGGCAGCCCTTTCTGCCATTCGTCCAGAAGTAGCAGTAATGACAGTCGCTCGGCTTGTCTGCGGTATAAACAGGCTTGCTCAAATAAAACACCTCCAATCTCTTGTATTTGCCCATGGGTTTGGGCATAAAAAAAGAGCGCCTATCCATCCCCAATGCGGGGCAAATAGACGCTCTATGTACATAACGATATTTAATTTTATCTGCTATAACTGCATGGTATTCAAAACATCCGCCTTTTTTGATTAGCTGGATTTTTGGCACGATTTTGGGGCTGATTAGCAGGAAGGGCATTTTCATTAGCAAGAACAGCCCGTTTTCTGCTAAAAATTAGCTGGCGATTTTGTCTTATAACAACCGTTCGATTCTGGAGGGGTTGTCAAAAATCAAATTTTGGAGTAGAATTTTATCTCATACAGTGAAAGAGCTTTTTCGTAGCTTTTTATATAAGAAAAGCCGAAAACCCTTGAAAACAAAGGCTTTCGGCGTTGTTCACTGGCGTCCATAAGAGGATTTGAACCTCCGACCCCACGCTTAGGAGGCGTGTGCTCTATCCAGCTGAGCTATATGGACGTGTCTGATATATGATTATAGCCCGATCAAAGTCGAACTGCAATCCCTTATTTAGTTTTTTTGAGGTGGCCGTTGTAACGCAACCTTAGGAGGCGAACGCTCTATCCTGCTGAGCTACAGAGACTTATATTAAATTGAGACTGGCAACGATCACTTTTCCCCGTAAGGCAGCTGGTAGAGCACAACCTTAGGAGGCTTGCGCTCTATCCATCTGAGCTACGGAGACGAATGCCCTATTATAATACAGCATTTTGCGGATAAAATCAAGTTGAACCGGAGGGCAAAATGGTGTATGCTATAGAGGAAATGAAAATAGCCGCGGCAGACTTTGCCGCGTGCGGAGGAACTTATGGAAAAGGCAAAAGGGAAAAAGCTGTTTTACCGCCCGGCGGGCAAGCGCAAGGGGATGTATACGCCTACGCAGATCATCTGTGTGAGCTTTGTCATCGTGATCGCGCTGGGCACCTTTCTGCTCAGCCTGCCTGTTGCCAGCAAGCACGGGCGGCTGGATGTACTGGATGCCATGTTCACCGCTACAAGCGCTACCTGCGTTACTGGTCTGATCGTGCGGGATACCTGGACCCAGTTCACCTACTTTGGGCAGGCGGTGATC
Above is a genomic segment from Faecalibacterium taiwanense containing:
- a CDS encoding ParB/RepB/Spo0J family partition protein gives rise to the protein MQKKGANISLKGYDDIFSTDQSRAEAQQERVQEIPLSELHPFEGHPFRVVDDEEMMKTAESVRDFGVLTPAIVRPDPDGGYEIVSGHRRHRASELAGKETMPAIVRDLDDDAAIILMVDANLQRESILPSERAFAYKMKLDAIKHQGQRTDLTSSQVGMKLQAMDIVGQEAGESRNQVHRYIRLTELIPELLDMVDTGQIKFNPAVELSYLASEEQKDFLSAMDYAQAAPSLSQAQRIKKLAQEGECTLDAMCEIMNEIKKGELDRVTFKTDSLRKYFPKSYTNKQMEDKIIQLLEQWQKKREKSMER
- a CDS encoding ParA family protein — its product is MSKKATIIAVVNQKGGTGKTTTTENLGVGLALEGKKVLLVDTDPQASLTVSLGNPCPDDLSPTLSDLMGKIMMENPITPDEGILHHPEGVDLVPSNIELSGMEVALVNAMSRETILRQYLDTVKQNYDYILLDCMPSLGMLTVNALAAADNVLIPVQAAYLPAKGLEQLLGTINKVKRQINPKLRIEGILLTMVDSRTNYSKDISNLIRESYGGKLKVYKTDIPRSVRAEEISAEGTSIFKHDPKGKVAEAYKILTKEVLNNAEKRRKHQLEGVR
- a CDS encoding DUF6017 domain-containing protein; the protein is MSFDYFYGQQSDLFTFYRVPKVLFTNERFWNISADAKMLYGILLDRMSLSAKNGWIDKNGRVYIIFTIDEAKMALNCAEQKAIKLLSELEKKAGLIERKRQGLGKPNLIYVKNFISAVDSQLLNCENHNSGTMEITTQELPKSQCNNTDIKNTEFSDTDSIFPSGNGGMMDENDRYQEYFDYFSDQLSMDLLKKDYPYDSEMLDNILELIVETVCTKRPLIRIGAEERPAEIVRSRFMKLNAEHIRYVMDCFKENTTKIRNIRQYMLTTIYNAPTTIDTYYDALVRHDMSHGYLEGGFKKLKMKREEGE